The following coding sequences lie in one Synergistaceae bacterium genomic window:
- the infB gene encoding translation initiation factor IF-2, with product MSKIRVYELAKTLEKSNTEMLDILAKLGVAVKSHMSSISDDVIKLVEDSIKQKNADKEKKAEEALATYPKVMVPEGSSVSDVAASIGEKPGSAVKILMAAGLMVPATAAADEKILEILGKGFGKKFIFGMPVPEVIAETAENPKTEPAKPAASKQSGKAGSKAGGKAKKETPAGGKVLPKRPPIVTVMGHVDHGKTTLLDYIRKTRVTEKEAGGITQHIGASCVNYMGNTIVFLDTPGHEAFTSMRARGAQVTDIAILVVAADDGVKPQTLEALNHAKAAGVPVVVAVNKIDKPDAKPERVRQQLSDYGLAPEEWGGDTIMVDVAAKTGIGVDQLLEMVLLVAEMQELKADPDALPEGTVIEANLDKGKGPVATVIVQNGTLRRGNIIHTETSWGKVRAMIDDAGNSIESAGPSTPVEILGLENVPQPGEKFSTLATEREARDIMSNNEFERRVMDQSKSKRLTLEELYEKMQTEEIPQLRIVLKCDVQGSIEAFHASLMKMSTNSVSINIVHEGVGRISESDVMLASASNAIIIGFNVRPDSNAKKIAEAEGVQIRLYQVIYDMLDDVRAAMEGMLAPELREHTLGLAEIREIFRVPKIGNIAGCRVTEGLLRRSAKVRLIRDGVVFWNGELSGLKHFKDDVREIKAGNECGLSFDKFQDFRVGDVVEAYEILKEKRTLE from the coding sequence ATGAGCAAAATCAGAGTATATGAACTTGCCAAAACGCTTGAGAAAAGCAACACGGAGATGCTGGATATCCTTGCCAAACTTGGCGTGGCCGTAAAATCGCACATGAGTTCGATCAGTGACGATGTGATCAAACTGGTCGAGGATTCGATCAAGCAAAAGAACGCCGATAAGGAGAAAAAAGCTGAGGAAGCTCTCGCGACATACCCTAAGGTAATGGTCCCAGAGGGTTCGTCTGTTTCCGATGTCGCTGCAAGTATAGGGGAGAAGCCCGGCAGCGCGGTCAAGATCCTCATGGCTGCAGGGCTCATGGTTCCTGCGACGGCAGCGGCGGATGAGAAGATCCTTGAAATATTGGGAAAGGGATTCGGGAAAAAATTCATATTCGGGATGCCCGTACCGGAGGTTATCGCGGAAACGGCTGAAAATCCCAAGACAGAACCGGCAAAGCCGGCTGCTTCAAAGCAGAGCGGCAAGGCCGGCAGCAAAGCAGGCGGCAAAGCAAAAAAAGAGACTCCGGCCGGGGGGAAGGTCCTCCCGAAAAGACCTCCCATAGTTACGGTAATGGGTCACGTTGACCACGGCAAGACCACGCTGCTTGACTACATCAGAAAGACCCGTGTGACCGAAAAGGAAGCAGGCGGGATCACACAGCACATCGGGGCTTCATGCGTCAATTACATGGGGAATACTATCGTCTTTCTTGATACTCCGGGACATGAGGCGTTTACATCTATGCGCGCGCGCGGGGCACAGGTCACGGATATTGCGATCCTGGTAGTGGCGGCCGATGACGGTGTCAAGCCACAGACGCTGGAGGCGCTGAACCACGCTAAAGCCGCGGGAGTGCCGGTAGTAGTGGCCGTAAACAAAATAGACAAGCCTGACGCAAAACCTGAGAGGGTACGGCAGCAGCTTTCCGACTACGGACTTGCACCTGAAGAATGGGGCGGGGACACGATTATGGTGGATGTCGCCGCTAAGACCGGCATCGGCGTGGACCAACTGCTCGAGATGGTCCTGCTTGTCGCAGAGATGCAGGAACTAAAGGCGGACCCGGACGCACTGCCGGAAGGCACAGTCATAGAGGCGAACCTTGATAAGGGCAAGGGGCCGGTCGCTACCGTCATCGTACAGAACGGGACACTTCGCCGCGGCAACATAATACATACAGAGACGTCGTGGGGGAAGGTCCGCGCGATGATCGACGATGCGGGGAATAGTATTGAAAGCGCCGGGCCAAGCACACCTGTTGAAATACTTGGGCTTGAAAATGTGCCGCAGCCCGGGGAAAAGTTCTCCACCCTGGCAACGGAGCGCGAGGCCCGTGACATCATGTCGAACAATGAGTTCGAACGCAGGGTGATGGACCAGAGCAAATCAAAACGCCTCACACTTGAAGAACTCTATGAAAAGATGCAGACAGAGGAGATCCCCCAACTTCGCATAGTTCTCAAATGCGACGTTCAGGGCTCGATCGAAGCCTTTCATGCATCTCTGATGAAGATGAGCACAAATTCCGTTTCGATAAACATCGTTCATGAGGGCGTAGGCAGGATATCAGAGTCTGACGTCATGCTTGCATCCGCTTCGAACGCGATCATCATCGGATTCAACGTCAGGCCTGACAGCAACGCGAAGAAAATTGCCGAGGCGGAGGGTGTGCAGATAAGGCTCTATCAGGTCATCTACGACATGCTTGACGACGTCAGGGCGGCAATGGAGGGCATGCTGGCGCCGGAACTGCGTGAGCACACTCTGGGGCTTGCTGAGATAAGGGAGATATTCAGAGTCCCGAAGATAGGCAATATCGCTGGATGCCGCGTAACAGAAGGTCTTCTCCGCAGAAGCGCCAAGGTCCGTCTTATCCGCGACGGCGTCGTATTCTGGAACGGAGAGCTCTCCGGCCTCAAGCATTTCAAGGACGACGTAAGAGAGATAAAGGCAGGAAACGAATGCGGACTCAGTTTTGATAAATTCCAGGATTTCCGTGTGGGCGATGTCGTAGAGGCCTATGAGATCCTCAAGGAAAAGAGGACTCTGGAGTAG
- a CDS encoding ribosome maturation factor RimP: MNKEKLGEVYKELSERINSSGYDCVGFELTAEDGVNILRVYIDMPGGVDLSDCEKAAREVNEYLDTVEDVLPERYFLEVSSPGLERPLFTPDDYRRFAGKEAQAVLKHGKKITGFIKDVEGDSVRISTGEGELTLPFAEIVRGKLIYKEQRGEKKTFKKIPAKKKK, translated from the coding sequence TTGAACAAAGAAAAACTTGGCGAAGTATATAAGGAGCTGTCGGAGCGTATAAATTCGTCCGGCTATGACTGTGTTGGCTTTGAACTGACCGCTGAGGATGGCGTTAATATCCTGCGGGTCTATATCGACATGCCGGGCGGAGTGGATCTCTCCGACTGCGAGAAGGCAGCGAGAGAGGTCAACGAATATCTTGATACAGTGGAGGATGTACTGCCTGAAAGGTATTTTCTCGAGGTAAGTTCGCCAGGGCTTGAGCGTCCGCTGTTTACGCCGGACGACTACCGGCGGTTTGCCGGCAAAGAGGCGCAGGCAGTGTTAAAGCACGGCAAAAAAATAACCGGTTTTATAAAGGACGTCGAAGGCGACTCGGTCCGCATCTCTACGGGAGAAGGAGAACTCACACTGCCGTTTGCGGAAATAGTACGCGGAAAGCTTATCTACAAAGAGCAGCGCGGAGAGAAGAAGACATTTAAAAAAATACCGGCGAAAAAGAAAAAATAA
- a CDS encoding YlxR family protein: MAVSMDGRRQTVEKEKHPRTCAGCGEKSSKRGMMRVVRTPEGEVKFDPTGKANGRGAYLCRSIDCVRMARKKKSLAKVLKTQVDECVYNMLESLCSEEKAGV, translated from the coding sequence ATGGCTGTGTCTATGGACGGGCGGCGGCAGACGGTGGAAAAGGAAAAACATCCCCGTACCTGCGCGGGCTGCGGGGAGAAATCATCGAAGCGCGGCATGATGCGGGTCGTAAGGACCCCGGAGGGTGAGGTAAAGTTCGACCCTACGGGCAAGGCAAACGGACGAGGCGCCTATTTATGCCGCAGTATAGACTGCGTAAGAATGGCAAGGAAAAAGAAATCGCTTGCAAAGGTACTTAAAACCCAGGTTGACGAGTGTGTGTATAATATGCTCGAGTCACTTTGCAGCGAAGAAAAAGCCGGTGTATAA
- the nusA gene encoding transcription termination factor NusA: protein MQLGKDFKRVLKQIEEEKGLPEEVIVSSLEAAMISAYKKYKGGNQTMEVYIDADSGEFTLCEVRMVVDEIENPDSEITLEEAKLRGYEDIEIGDVIRKEVFPEDFGRIAAQTARQVIIQRLKDAERQVVYEQFSDKIGNIITGTVFKSEGDQVLVRLNEKTEAIMPREERIIGERYVPGERKKFYLLDVRQTSRGPRIIVSRTHPGLLRRLLELEIPEIADGIVEIRNIVREAGTRAKIAVSTLDANVEPLGACVGKQGGRIKSISNELNGERIDIIVWSSDILTYIRNSLSPAKVIRVEPLLDQDRSVIAYVRSDQLSLAIGKAGQNVRLAARLTGWKIDIKVKEEDRLPTMKDLFLDIKDILSEEEK from the coding sequence ATGCAGCTTGGAAAAGATTTTAAAAGAGTTCTGAAACAGATAGAAGAGGAGAAGGGACTTCCTGAGGAAGTCATTGTCTCCAGCCTTGAAGCAGCTATGATCTCAGCCTATAAAAAGTACAAGGGCGGAAATCAGACCATGGAAGTCTACATTGACGCAGACAGCGGAGAGTTCACCCTCTGCGAGGTGCGCATGGTAGTTGACGAGATAGAGAACCCCGACAGCGAAATCACGCTTGAAGAGGCAAAACTCAGGGGATACGAGGATATAGAGATCGGGGATGTCATAAGAAAAGAGGTATTCCCCGAAGATTTCGGCCGTATCGCCGCACAGACGGCAAGACAGGTCATAATACAGCGGCTCAAGGATGCCGAGCGCCAGGTCGTCTATGAGCAATTCTCGGATAAAATAGGCAATATAATCACAGGTACGGTATTCAAATCCGAGGGCGATCAGGTCCTCGTCCGCCTGAACGAGAAGACAGAGGCGATAATGCCAAGGGAAGAGCGCATAATCGGCGAGAGATACGTCCCGGGCGAAAGGAAGAAGTTTTACCTGCTGGATGTCCGCCAGACGAGCAGGGGGCCGAGGATCATCGTCTCCAGAACTCACCCCGGCCTGCTGCGCCGGCTGCTTGAGCTTGAAATTCCGGAAATTGCCGACGGAATAGTGGAGATACGTAATATAGTGAGGGAAGCCGGGACGCGTGCCAAGATAGCCGTATCCACGCTGGACGCCAACGTCGAGCCTCTGGGTGCATGTGTCGGCAAACAGGGCGGGCGTATCAAGTCCATAAGCAACGAGCTCAATGGGGAAAGGATCGACATCATAGTATGGAGTTCTGATATCCTCACATACATAAGAAACTCGCTCTCCCCGGCAAAGGTCATCAGGGTAGAGCCGCTTCTTGATCAGGACCGTTCCGTTATCGCCTATGTACGTTCCGATCAGCTCTCCCTCGCGATCGGAAAGGCGGGGCAGAACGTGCGTCTGGCCGCGCGTCTTACCGGGTGGAAAATAGATATCAAGGTCAAGGAAGAGGACAGGCTTCCGACGATGAAAGACCTTTTCCTCGACATAAAGGATATCTTATCGGAAGAAGAGAAATAG
- a CDS encoding bifunctional oligoribonuclease/PAP phosphatase NrnA codes for MFSDAFQEVTEKLKENEAWIVICHENPDGDTLGCGMALYSLGRRLGKRVRVIGKDRLPCRYTFLSYSEDYETVPILSSEDAYGSLIVCVDTSTAERSVRGLTELLKDGADAVNIDHHGDNAFYCPHNLVVNDASATAEIITDLLIRGGWGITAGEAEALYAGLITDNGNFRFRSTTPHSHMCAARLLEAGADPAKVDDYVNENLSIAGLKLWGLALSRTEVFADGAGAMFWLKEADFEAAGADASVVDGLVNMLLRISGIKVAVFLSVVNGVNKASIRTRLPYNARELAAVFGGGGHIQAAGAVIPGTFDEALVKIRAEAERYAADRIPASE; via the coding sequence ATGTTCTCTGACGCATTTCAGGAAGTGACAGAAAAACTCAAAGAGAATGAAGCGTGGATCGTCATCTGTCATGAGAACCCCGATGGGGACACTCTCGGATGCGGGATGGCCCTCTACTCACTGGGCAGACGGCTGGGGAAAAGAGTCCGCGTTATCGGTAAAGACCGCCTTCCCTGCCGTTATACATTTCTTTCTTACTCCGAAGATTATGAAACTGTGCCTATATTGTCATCGGAAGATGCGTACGGCTCCCTTATTGTCTGCGTGGATACCAGCACGGCTGAAAGAAGCGTGCGGGGACTTACGGAACTTCTTAAAGACGGTGCCGATGCAGTCAACATCGACCATCATGGAGACAACGCCTTCTATTGTCCCCACAACCTCGTTGTGAACGATGCGTCCGCAACGGCAGAGATCATCACAGACCTCCTGATACGGGGAGGATGGGGCATAACAGCCGGGGAAGCGGAAGCACTTTATGCCGGACTCATAACGGATAACGGCAACTTCAGGTTTCGCTCAACAACACCGCACAGCCATATGTGCGCCGCCCGGCTGCTTGAAGCAGGAGCCGACCCTGCCAAAGTCGACGATTATGTGAACGAGAACCTGAGCATTGCCGGATTGAAGCTCTGGGGGCTTGCACTGTCGCGCACAGAAGTATTTGCGGATGGTGCTGGTGCGATGTTCTGGCTGAAAGAAGCGGATTTCGAGGCTGCAGGGGCAGATGCAAGCGTAGTAGACGGGCTGGTCAACATGCTGCTTAGAATCAGCGGCATTAAAGTCGCGGTCTTCCTTAGCGTTGTGAACGGAGTCAACAAGGCCAGCATAAGAACAAGGCTGCCGTACAATGCCAGGGAACTTGCCGCCGTATTCGGCGGCGGAGGGCATATACAGGCTGCTGGGGCCGTGATTCCGGGAACATTTGATGAAGCCCTCGTTAAAATAAGGGCGGAAGCGGAGAGGTATGCTGCTGACAGGATTCCTGCCTCTGAATAA
- the rbfA gene encoding 30S ribosome-binding factor RbfA, with amino-acid sequence MVTYRIDRINKEFLRAISDLIQTKIKKEEVKDAIFIRVSTSRDLSFAKVYYILIDTQKKDEMQKALESVAGRLRALLGREMHLRTIPELHFVYDDSEIRARAMDELLDRVAAMDALKTSAAPEDKEEK; translated from the coding sequence ATGGTGACATATCGGATTGACCGCATAAACAAAGAATTTCTTCGCGCCATATCTGATCTTATACAGACGAAGATCAAGAAGGAAGAAGTTAAGGACGCGATATTTATCAGAGTCAGCACATCCAGAGACCTCAGTTTTGCCAAGGTCTATTACATACTCATAGACACGCAGAAGAAAGACGAGATGCAGAAAGCGCTTGAATCCGTCGCGGGCAGACTGCGCGCCCTTCTGGGCAGGGAGATGCACCTGAGGACGATCCCGGAGCTTCACTTTGTATATGATGACTCAGAGATAAGGGCGCGCGCGATGGATGAGCTGCTTGACCGTGTTGCGGCGATGGATGCATTAAAAACTTCCGCCGCGCCCGAAGACAAAGAGGAAAAGTAA
- the rlmB gene encoding 23S rRNA (guanosine(2251)-2'-O)-methyltransferase RlmB, producing the protein MRDEDKKINEDICWGRNPVISLLDTSPERCMKVMAAKNVQPHIKARILDLCRAAHINMQLVENTVLDRLTNKENHQGVVAYIAPMKLWEAEELIGTLPAAPEPAMILICDHIQDPHNLGAVIRSAEAAGASAVMIPKRGGCLPTGTVVKTSAGAALRLPVAKTGNISQMIRMLQEADFWVTGLAMEARETLFKSDMPQRLAIVVGAEGKGLGTAVSKACDELRSIPMKGAAGSLNASVAASLAMFEWVRSVSR; encoded by the coding sequence ATGAGAGACGAAGATAAAAAAATAAACGAAGATATCTGCTGGGGCAGGAACCCCGTCATCTCGCTGCTTGATACCTCGCCGGAGCGCTGTATGAAGGTGATGGCGGCGAAGAACGTGCAGCCGCACATAAAGGCAAGGATACTGGACCTTTGCAGGGCGGCTCACATAAACATGCAGCTGGTTGAAAACACGGTGCTGGACAGGCTGACGAATAAAGAGAACCATCAGGGCGTGGTTGCATACATTGCTCCGATGAAGCTGTGGGAGGCCGAGGAGCTTATCGGCACCCTTCCTGCCGCACCGGAACCGGCCATGATCCTGATCTGTGACCACATACAGGACCCGCACAACCTGGGTGCGGTCATAAGGAGCGCGGAGGCGGCAGGCGCATCCGCCGTCATGATACCGAAACGCGGCGGATGCCTGCCTACCGGCACTGTTGTAAAGACGAGCGCAGGGGCTGCGCTCAGGCTGCCCGTGGCGAAGACAGGCAACATCTCGCAGATGATACGAATGCTTCAGGAAGCTGATTTCTGGGTGACGGGGCTTGCCATGGAGGCGCGCGAGACACTTTTCAAGAGTGATATGCCGCAGCGGCTCGCCATTGTCGTCGGAGCGGAGGGAAAGGGGTTGGGGACCGCTGTGTCAAAGGCGTGTGACGAACTCCGCAGTATCCCCATGAAGGGCGCAGCCGGTTCCCTAAATGCATCAGTAGCTGCTTCCCTTGCGATGTTTGAATGGGTCAGGAGCGTCTCCCGATAA
- the uvrA gene encoding excinuclease ABC subunit UvrA, which produces MEQSIRITGARQHNLKNIDVEIPKNKLVVVTGPSGSGKSSLAFDTVYAEGQRRYVESLSSYARQFLGMSDKPDVDEITGLSPAISIEQKGTGHNPRSTVGTVTEIYDYLRLLFGRAGTPHCPKCGKEVHRYSVDEIIDRIYRDYDGRPIEVLSPLVKGKKGEYRNLLLKLHQQGYLRARVDGTLLWLEEDIDLDKKKRHTIECVIDRLRVKEENRSRLAEAVEMAMKLSDGFVLLVSEGMDDIELTEKYICPDCEVSLPDIEPRLFSFNNPYGACPDCGGLGVHMYFSEELAVDPELPIGDGGFIPWKSAKYMVQKAEQLASIHGWDLSLPFEKLPFDVKKILLDGTDEVIPMIFSDKNGDWEYNGHYIGLLPWLEKRFEETGSDNYREELLRFRVEDECSSCHGARLKPEALAVTLGGYNIAQLTEIPVEDLINALDDLDIGDRERKIVGQALTEVRKRLAFLNDVGAGYLSLSRRADTLSGGESQRIRLATQIGSQLTGVLYVLAEPTIGLHPRDTNRLLDTLMAIRDIGNTVVVVEHDRDTMAAADHILELGPAAGELGGYIVASGSAEDIRRGDSSTAAYLRGEADGTFRPEAGRRTPKGMIELRGCAENNLKKLDLDIPLGILAALSGVSGSGKSTLLYEILYKGLRGKFDKEYRERAGKFDSISGYGSLRNIVLVDQSPIGRTPRSNPATYTGVFTPIREFFAQLQESKLRGYQPGRFSFNVKGGRCEACGGDGELKVSMLFLPDVYVKCDVCKGRRYNRETLEVRHKGLSIADVLDLSVDEAIEHFKDIPRIANKLSVIQEAGLGYIKLGQSATTLSGGEAQRVKLATELSKKFRGNTLYLLDEPTTGLHYTDVKKLLKLLHKLVDQGNSVLVIEHNLDVLASADYIIDLGPDGGRRGGKLTAKGTPEEVARSKGATGKYLAEFLKKIKEGNKSL; this is translated from the coding sequence TTGGAACAGAGCATAAGAATTACAGGAGCAAGACAGCACAATCTAAAAAACATAGACGTAGAAATTCCTAAGAACAAGCTCGTTGTGGTGACGGGGCCGTCGGGCTCCGGCAAATCATCGCTTGCATTCGACACCGTTTATGCCGAGGGGCAGAGGCGCTATGTGGAGTCTCTGTCGTCCTATGCGAGGCAGTTTCTGGGCATGTCTGACAAGCCGGACGTAGATGAGATCACCGGGCTTTCTCCGGCAATCTCGATCGAACAGAAGGGGACCGGCCATAACCCGAGATCCACTGTCGGTACAGTAACCGAGATATACGATTATCTTCGCCTTTTATTCGGCAGAGCCGGCACTCCGCACTGCCCTAAATGCGGAAAGGAAGTCCACCGCTACAGCGTGGATGAGATCATAGACAGGATATACCGCGATTACGACGGCAGGCCTATCGAGGTACTGTCACCGCTCGTTAAGGGCAAGAAGGGCGAGTACCGCAACCTTCTGCTGAAACTGCATCAGCAGGGATATCTGCGCGCGCGCGTAGACGGGACGCTCCTCTGGCTTGAGGAGGATATAGACCTCGACAAAAAGAAACGCCATACCATAGAGTGCGTGATAGACAGGCTGCGCGTCAAGGAAGAGAACCGGTCGCGCCTTGCGGAGGCCGTAGAGATGGCGATGAAGCTCTCCGACGGGTTTGTATTGCTTGTATCCGAAGGTATGGACGATATCGAGCTCACAGAGAAATATATATGCCCTGATTGCGAGGTAAGCCTTCCTGATATTGAGCCAAGGCTTTTCTCATTCAACAATCCATATGGCGCATGTCCTGACTGCGGCGGGCTTGGAGTACACATGTACTTTTCTGAGGAACTTGCTGTCGATCCTGAACTGCCTATAGGCGACGGAGGGTTCATCCCGTGGAAGTCGGCGAAGTATATGGTTCAGAAGGCGGAGCAGTTAGCATCTATACATGGATGGGACCTCTCTCTGCCATTTGAAAAACTGCCCTTTGACGTCAAAAAAATATTGCTTGACGGGACAGATGAAGTGATCCCGATGATTTTTTCTGATAAAAACGGGGACTGGGAGTACAACGGACATTATATAGGGCTACTGCCTTGGCTCGAGAAGCGCTTCGAAGAGACTGGATCAGACAATTACAGGGAGGAGCTCCTGCGGTTCCGCGTTGAGGATGAATGTTCGTCCTGCCATGGCGCAAGGCTTAAGCCGGAGGCGCTGGCCGTTACCCTTGGCGGATACAACATAGCACAGCTCACGGAAATACCAGTTGAGGACCTGATAAATGCGCTTGATGATCTTGATATAGGCGATCGCGAACGGAAGATAGTCGGCCAGGCTCTGACTGAGGTGCGCAAACGTCTTGCCTTCCTGAACGATGTAGGGGCCGGATATCTGAGCCTTTCACGGCGCGCAGACACTCTAAGCGGCGGCGAGAGCCAGAGGATAAGGCTCGCGACCCAGATCGGCTCGCAACTCACAGGTGTGCTCTATGTGCTGGCTGAACCGACCATAGGGCTCCATCCGAGAGATACCAACAGGCTGCTCGACACTTTAATGGCGATACGCGACATAGGCAATACTGTGGTAGTGGTTGAACACGACAGGGATACGATGGCGGCGGCGGATCACATACTGGAACTTGGCCCCGCTGCCGGGGAGCTGGGCGGCTACATTGTCGCAAGCGGGAGCGCAGAAGATATAAGAAGAGGGGATTCATCCACGGCAGCTTACCTGCGCGGCGAGGCCGACGGCACGTTCCGGCCCGAGGCAGGGAGGCGCACGCCGAAAGGCATGATAGAATTGCGCGGCTGTGCGGAGAACAATCTTAAAAAACTCGACCTGGACATCCCGCTTGGAATATTGGCGGCGCTGAGCGGTGTTTCGGGCTCAGGCAAGAGCACACTTCTTTATGAGATACTATATAAGGGCCTGCGGGGGAAGTTTGATAAGGAATACAGGGAGAGGGCCGGGAAATTTGATTCCATCTCCGGATATGGATCCCTGCGCAACATCGTTCTTGTCGACCAGAGCCCGATAGGGCGCACTCCGCGCTCAAACCCCGCGACTTATACCGGGGTCTTTACGCCTATACGGGAGTTCTTTGCACAGCTCCAGGAGTCCAAACTTCGCGGTTATCAGCCCGGGCGCTTCAGTTTCAACGTTAAGGGCGGACGCTGTGAGGCATGCGGCGGGGACGGCGAGCTTAAGGTTTCGATGCTCTTTTTGCCCGATGTTTACGTCAAGTGCGACGTCTGCAAGGGGCGGCGGTATAACCGTGAGACGCTTGAAGTGCGCCACAAGGGGCTGTCGATAGCCGATGTGCTTGACCTCTCGGTGGACGAGGCCATCGAACACTTCAAGGATATCCCCAGGATCGCAAATAAACTCAGCGTGATCCAGGAGGCCGGTCTGGGTTATATAAAGCTTGGGCAGTCCGCAACCACGCTGAGCGGAGGAGAGGCGCAGCGCGTCAAGCTGGCAACGGAACTGAGCAAGAAATTCAGAGGCAACACACTCTACCTGCTTGACGAGCCTACGACCGGCCTGCACTACACAGACGTAAAAAAGCTGCTGAAGCTGCTTCATAAACTCGTGGACCAGGGAAATTCCGTGCTCGTCATAGAGCACAATCTGGATGTGTTGGCTTCGGCGGACTATATAATCGACCTCGGGCCGGACGGAGGACGCCGCGGCGGAAAACTTACCGCGAAGGGCACCCCCGAGGAGGTCGCGCGTTCAAAGGGCGCCACGGGAAAGTATCTGGCAGAATTTCTCAAAAAGATAAAAGAGGGGAATAAGAGCCTATGA
- a CDS encoding DUF503 domain-containing protein: protein MSFWIGAAECSLRLRYSGSLKERRHVVRSLLDGVRSRFSISPADLGPVDTWQYADLGFTAAGSSSAELDERLRNLENYLCQREADGEFEIVKFTREVFAYGDISD, encoded by the coding sequence ATGTCTTTCTGGATCGGTGCAGCCGAGTGTTCCCTGAGGCTCCGTTATTCAGGAAGTCTCAAGGAACGCAGGCATGTTGTCCGTTCGCTGCTGGATGGTGTCAGAAGCCGTTTCAGCATATCACCGGCAGACCTCGGGCCTGTTGATACATGGCAGTATGCGGACCTTGGTTTTACAGCCGCAGGATCTTCTTCGGCGGAACTGGATGAAAGGCTTCGCAATCTTGAGAACTACCTCTGCCAGAGGGAAGCGGACGGCGAATTTGAGATAGTAAAATTCACCCGGGAGGTATTCGCCTATGGTGACATATCGGATTGA